From Dermochelys coriacea isolate rDerCor1 chromosome 23, rDerCor1.pri.v4, whole genome shotgun sequence, one genomic window encodes:
- the MBD1 gene encoding methyl-CpG-binding domain protein 1 isoform X1: MALNGHTELAGFPVGDSSAAPQAWLAWHRAGAGEEPHRDLRGTSLPVAALPPLPQLSAMSEGWVDCPTLGPGWKRREAYRRSGATCGRTDTYYQGPNGEKFRSKIELTRFLGPSQDLTNFDFKNGVLRDPPPKVLGRGGGAGAHTREGRNPCARPDHETRLGFLPTQVKKAQKRRLSLSEPELPNPPEQLPPKQRPVKPEPPEQPPPEQRPQPLPERRPRKRPVPPLEPQESAQDGVVACCASCQNYFPGVMLPSQRRCRWLCPDCRAQRRDFNREQRFFKRVGCGACQACQIPEDCGICAVCAVRAKNPELRIGRKCLLRRCLKIVKKGFGCGVCQGCQATEDCGSCYICLRRLKPGLKRQWKCLKRRCLKKKKSVVAKKAGYGPRKLTVDGPPAKPQLAPGRRRRRLPAAGPSADGLAPKPRRRKRLSPAAAATKWKPSLERDPGGLSGSRRRKQLGKVKEKKKPGRPPKHPSARARSSVLCSKSRRNRKCGECEACLLKADCGRCDFCRDKPKFGGENLKRQKCRWRQCLRFAMKRLLPAVWSRGQAEEGAGALAPRKAWRRRIGRSRQPARIKQVGRRVKGSGQQRWVRGSALPQEKERPPGGELRFLAEKGVTEAPGQLVLLKDRPGRDFVLLRDAPQSFPLLLQHVKEEPATPPPPGRLEQEPAPTLLISAPPLVKQEPGWDLAPVPVGVPLRMEGRGLAREVVVLDPAEKEKEEEEEEERTPVIMEIYSLGALAGRAPLDPVLREFLAELQEIPLPAHWEVQPPLGGPDLRLVQRSARSTMAATVIHIRPGLFFQVVARQLPVPPEHEVYASHPARLTTVDEVVELICDLEAYRLCPGWPAGWHAGQRSQACDVLVYSGCCPQCRLNPWPSGSAGP; this comes from the exons ATGGCGTTAAACGGACACACAGAATTGGCTGGCTTCCCGGTTGGTGACAGTTCAGCAGCCCCACAGGCATGGCTCGCCTGGCACAGAGCCGGAGCTGGGGAAGAGCCGCACCGCGACCTGCGCGGCACTAGCTTGCCAG TAGCCGCTCTGCCACCGCTCCCCCAGCTCAGCGCCATGTCGGAGGGCTGGGTGGACTGCCCCACCCTGGGGCCCGGATGGAAGCGCCGCGAGGCCTACCGCCGATCCGGGGCCACCTGTGGACGGACGGACACCTACTATCAGGG ccccaacGGCGAGAAATTCCGCAGCAAGATCGAGCTCACCAGGTTCCTGGGGCCGTCGCAGGACCTGACCAACTTCGACTTCAAGAACGGTGTGCTCCGCGACCCGCCCCCCAAGGtactggggcggggcgggggggctggagcacacacaCGGGAGGGTCGGAATCCCTGCGCCAGGCCTGACCACGAAACTCGGCTGGGTTTCTTGCCAACGCAG GTGAAGAAGGCCCAGAAGAGGCGCCTCTCACTGTCAGAGCCAGAACTCCCAAACCCCCCTGAGCAGCTTCCCCCCAAACAGCGTCCCGTGAAGCCAGAGCCCCCGGAGCAGCCGCCCCCGGAGCAGCGGCCTCAGCCCCTTCCAGAGCGACGCCCCCGGAAGCGTCCGGTGCCCCCGCTGGAACCGCAGGAATCTGCGCAGGATGGTGTAGTGGC ATGCTGTGCCAGCTGCCAGAACTACTTCCCCGGGGTGATGCTGCCCAGCCAGAGACGCTGCCGCTGGCTGTGCCCGGACTGCCGAG CCCAGAGAAGAGACTTCAACAGGGAGCAGCGGTTCTTCAAG CGGGTGGGCTGTGGGGCCTGCCAGGCCTGCCAGATCCCCGAGGACTGCGGCATCTGCGCCGTGTGCGCCGTGCGGGCCAAGAACCCCGAGCTCCGGATCGGCAGGAAGTGTCTCCTGCGCCGGTGCCTGAAAATCGTCAAGAAG GGCTTCGGCTGCGGCGTGTGCCAGGGCTGCCAGGCCACCGAGGACTGCGGCAGCTGCTACATCTGTCTGCGGAGGCTGAAGCCCGGCCTGAAGCGGCAGTGGAAATGCCTGAAACGCCGCTGCCTCAAGAagaag AAATCGGTGGTGGCGAAGAAGGCAGGATACGGCCCCCGGAAACTGACCGTC GACGGGCCCCCCGCCAAGCCCCAGCTCGCCCCAGGGAGGCGCCGCAGGAGGCTGCCAGCGGCCGGGCCCAGCGCT GACGGCCTGGCCCCTAAACCTCGGCGCCGTAAGAGATTAAGCCCTGCTGCCGCAGCCACA AAATGGAAGCCGTCACTGGAGCGAGACCCTGGTGGCCTTTCGGGCTCCCGGCGCAGG AAACAGCTGGGTAAagtgaaggagaagaagaagccGGGCCGGCCGCCGAAACACCCGAGTGCCAGGGCCCGGAGCAGCGTG CTCTGCTCCAAGAGCCGGCGGAACCGCAAGTGCGGCGAGTGCGAGGCCTGTCTGCTGAAAGCCGACTGCGGCCGCTGTGACTTCTGCCGGGACAAGCCCAAGTTTGGTGGGGAGAACCTCAAGCGCCAGAAGTGCCGCTGGAGACAGTGCCTGCGCTTCGCAATG aaGCGGCTGCTGCCGGCGGTGTGGAGCCGCGGGCAGgcggaggagggggcgggggctctggCCCCCCGGAAGGCCTGGAGGCGCAGGATCGGCCGCAGCCGCCAGCCGGCCCGGATCAAGCAGGTGGGGCGGCGGGTCAAGGGGAGCGGCCAGCAGCGCTGGGTTCGGGGCAGTGCCCTGCCGCAG gagaAGGAGCGCCCGCCGGGCGGGGAGCTGCGGTTCCTGGCGGAGAAAGGGGTCACTGAGGCGCCcgggcagctggtgctgctgaagGACCGGCCGGGCAGGGACTTCGTCCTGCTCCGCGACGCCCCCCAgagcttccccctcctgctgcagcaCGTGAAGGAGGAGCCggccacacccccgccccctggccgCCTCGAG cagGAGCCGGCCCCCACCCTGCTCATCTCCGCCCCGCCCCTGGTGAAGCAGGAGCCTGGATGGGACCTTGCACCG GTGCCAGTAGGGGTGCCCCTGCGGATGGAGGGCCGGGGGCTGGCCAGGGAAGTGGTGGTTCTGGACCCAgctgagaaggagaaggaggaggaggaggaagaagagcgcaccccagtg ATCATGGAGATCTACAGCCTGGGGGCGCTGGCGGGGCGGGCGCCCCTGGACCCGGTGCTGCGGGAGTTCCTGGCCGAGCTGCAGGAGATCCCGCTGCCAGCCCACTGGGAGGTGCAGCCGCCCCTGGGGGGGCCCGACCTGCGGCTGGTCCAGCGCTCGGCCCGCTCCACCATGGCCGCCACCGTCATCCACATCCGCCCGGGCCTCTTCTTCCAGGTGGTGGCGCGCCAGCTGCCCGTGCCCCCCGAGCACGAGGTCTACGCCAGCCACCCTGCCCGCCTCACCACGGTGGACGAGGTGGTGGAGCTGATCTGCGACCTGGAGGCCTATCGCCTCTGCCCCGGCTGGCCGGCCGGCTGGCACGCCGGGCAGCGCTCCCAGGCCTGCGACGTGCTGGTCTACTCGGGCTGCTGCCCCCAGTGCCGCCTCAACCCCTGGCCCTCGGGCAGCGCCGGCCCCTAG
- the MBD1 gene encoding methyl-CpG-binding domain protein 1 isoform X4 has protein sequence MCGCSWLRRPRGGCISVLGESSPGGVMCGCSPGACPRVAALPPLPQLSAMSEGWVDCPTLGPGWKRREAYRRSGATCGRTDTYYQGPNGEKFRSKIELTRFLGPSQDLTNFDFKNGVLRDPPPKVLGRGGGAGAHTREGRNPCARPDHETRLGFLPTQVKKAQKRRLSLSEPELPNPPEQLPPKQRPVKPEPPEQPPPEQRPQPLPERRPRKRPVPPLEPQESAQDGVVACCASCQNYFPGVMLPSQRRCRWLCPDCRAQRRDFNREQRFFKRVGCGACQACQIPEDCGICAVCAVRAKNPELRIGRKCLLRRCLKIVKKGFGCGVCQGCQATEDCGSCYICLRRLKPGLKRQWKCLKRRCLKKKKSVVAKKAGYGPRKLTVDGPPAKPQLAPGRRRRRLPAAGPSADGLAPKPRRRKRLSPAAAATKWKPSLERDPGGLSGSRRRKQLGKVKEKKKPGRPPKHPSARARSSVLCSKSRRNRKCGECEACLLKADCGRCDFCRDKPKFGGENLKRQKCRWRQCLRFAMKRLLPAVWSRGQAEEGAGALAPRKAWRRRIGRSRQPARIKQVGRRVKGSGQQRWVRGSALPQEKERPPGGELRFLAEKGVTEAPGQLVLLKDRPGRDFVLLRDAPQSFPLLLQHVKEEPATPPPPGRLEQEPAPTLLISAPPLVKQEPGWDLAPVPVGVPLRMEGRGLAREVVVLDPAEKEKEEEEEEERTPVIMEIYSLGALAGRAPLDPVLREFLAELQEIPLPAHWEVQPPLGGPDLRLVQRSARSTMAATVIHIRPGLFFQVVARQLPVPPEHEVYASHPARLTTVDEVVELICDLEAYRLCPGWPAGWHAGQRSQACDVLVYSGCCPQCRLNPWPSGSAGP, from the exons ATGTGTGGCTGTTCCTGGCTGCGCCGtccaagaggtggctgcatctcggtGCTGGGAGAGTCATCCCCAGGTGGCGTTATGTGCGGCTGTTCCCCAGGTGCCtgccccagag TAGCCGCTCTGCCACCGCTCCCCCAGCTCAGCGCCATGTCGGAGGGCTGGGTGGACTGCCCCACCCTGGGGCCCGGATGGAAGCGCCGCGAGGCCTACCGCCGATCCGGGGCCACCTGTGGACGGACGGACACCTACTATCAGGG ccccaacGGCGAGAAATTCCGCAGCAAGATCGAGCTCACCAGGTTCCTGGGGCCGTCGCAGGACCTGACCAACTTCGACTTCAAGAACGGTGTGCTCCGCGACCCGCCCCCCAAGGtactggggcggggcgggggggctggagcacacacaCGGGAGGGTCGGAATCCCTGCGCCAGGCCTGACCACGAAACTCGGCTGGGTTTCTTGCCAACGCAG GTGAAGAAGGCCCAGAAGAGGCGCCTCTCACTGTCAGAGCCAGAACTCCCAAACCCCCCTGAGCAGCTTCCCCCCAAACAGCGTCCCGTGAAGCCAGAGCCCCCGGAGCAGCCGCCCCCGGAGCAGCGGCCTCAGCCCCTTCCAGAGCGACGCCCCCGGAAGCGTCCGGTGCCCCCGCTGGAACCGCAGGAATCTGCGCAGGATGGTGTAGTGGC ATGCTGTGCCAGCTGCCAGAACTACTTCCCCGGGGTGATGCTGCCCAGCCAGAGACGCTGCCGCTGGCTGTGCCCGGACTGCCGAG CCCAGAGAAGAGACTTCAACAGGGAGCAGCGGTTCTTCAAG CGGGTGGGCTGTGGGGCCTGCCAGGCCTGCCAGATCCCCGAGGACTGCGGCATCTGCGCCGTGTGCGCCGTGCGGGCCAAGAACCCCGAGCTCCGGATCGGCAGGAAGTGTCTCCTGCGCCGGTGCCTGAAAATCGTCAAGAAG GGCTTCGGCTGCGGCGTGTGCCAGGGCTGCCAGGCCACCGAGGACTGCGGCAGCTGCTACATCTGTCTGCGGAGGCTGAAGCCCGGCCTGAAGCGGCAGTGGAAATGCCTGAAACGCCGCTGCCTCAAGAagaag AAATCGGTGGTGGCGAAGAAGGCAGGATACGGCCCCCGGAAACTGACCGTC GACGGGCCCCCCGCCAAGCCCCAGCTCGCCCCAGGGAGGCGCCGCAGGAGGCTGCCAGCGGCCGGGCCCAGCGCT GACGGCCTGGCCCCTAAACCTCGGCGCCGTAAGAGATTAAGCCCTGCTGCCGCAGCCACA AAATGGAAGCCGTCACTGGAGCGAGACCCTGGTGGCCTTTCGGGCTCCCGGCGCAGG AAACAGCTGGGTAAagtgaaggagaagaagaagccGGGCCGGCCGCCGAAACACCCGAGTGCCAGGGCCCGGAGCAGCGTG CTCTGCTCCAAGAGCCGGCGGAACCGCAAGTGCGGCGAGTGCGAGGCCTGTCTGCTGAAAGCCGACTGCGGCCGCTGTGACTTCTGCCGGGACAAGCCCAAGTTTGGTGGGGAGAACCTCAAGCGCCAGAAGTGCCGCTGGAGACAGTGCCTGCGCTTCGCAATG aaGCGGCTGCTGCCGGCGGTGTGGAGCCGCGGGCAGgcggaggagggggcgggggctctggCCCCCCGGAAGGCCTGGAGGCGCAGGATCGGCCGCAGCCGCCAGCCGGCCCGGATCAAGCAGGTGGGGCGGCGGGTCAAGGGGAGCGGCCAGCAGCGCTGGGTTCGGGGCAGTGCCCTGCCGCAG gagaAGGAGCGCCCGCCGGGCGGGGAGCTGCGGTTCCTGGCGGAGAAAGGGGTCACTGAGGCGCCcgggcagctggtgctgctgaagGACCGGCCGGGCAGGGACTTCGTCCTGCTCCGCGACGCCCCCCAgagcttccccctcctgctgcagcaCGTGAAGGAGGAGCCggccacacccccgccccctggccgCCTCGAG cagGAGCCGGCCCCCACCCTGCTCATCTCCGCCCCGCCCCTGGTGAAGCAGGAGCCTGGATGGGACCTTGCACCG GTGCCAGTAGGGGTGCCCCTGCGGATGGAGGGCCGGGGGCTGGCCAGGGAAGTGGTGGTTCTGGACCCAgctgagaaggagaaggaggaggaggaggaagaagagcgcaccccagtg ATCATGGAGATCTACAGCCTGGGGGCGCTGGCGGGGCGGGCGCCCCTGGACCCGGTGCTGCGGGAGTTCCTGGCCGAGCTGCAGGAGATCCCGCTGCCAGCCCACTGGGAGGTGCAGCCGCCCCTGGGGGGGCCCGACCTGCGGCTGGTCCAGCGCTCGGCCCGCTCCACCATGGCCGCCACCGTCATCCACATCCGCCCGGGCCTCTTCTTCCAGGTGGTGGCGCGCCAGCTGCCCGTGCCCCCCGAGCACGAGGTCTACGCCAGCCACCCTGCCCGCCTCACCACGGTGGACGAGGTGGTGGAGCTGATCTGCGACCTGGAGGCCTATCGCCTCTGCCCCGGCTGGCCGGCCGGCTGGCACGCCGGGCAGCGCTCCCAGGCCTGCGACGTGCTGGTCTACTCGGGCTGCTGCCCCCAGTGCCGCCTCAACCCCTGGCCCTCGGGCAGCGCCGGCCCCTAG
- the MBD1 gene encoding methyl-CpG-binding domain protein 1 isoform X3, producing the protein MCGCSWLRRPRGGCISVLGESSPGGVMCGCSPGACPRGSCISVLVAALPPLPQLSAMSEGWVDCPTLGPGWKRREAYRRSGATCGRTDTYYQGPNGEKFRSKIELTRFLGPSQDLTNFDFKNGVLRDPPPKVLGRGGGAGAHTREGRNPCARPDHETRLGFLPTQVKKAQKRRLSLSEPELPNPPEQLPPKQRPVKPEPPEQPPPEQRPQPLPERRPRKRPVPPLEPQESAQDGVVACCASCQNYFPGVMLPSQRRCRWLCPDCRAQRRDFNREQRFFKRVGCGACQACQIPEDCGICAVCAVRAKNPELRIGRKCLLRRCLKIVKKGFGCGVCQGCQATEDCGSCYICLRRLKPGLKRQWKCLKRRCLKKKKSVVAKKAGYGPRKLTVDGPPAKPQLAPGRRRRRLPAAGPSADGLAPKPRRRKRLSPAAAATKWKPSLERDPGGLSGSRRRKQLGKVKEKKKPGRPPKHPSARARSSVLCSKSRRNRKCGECEACLLKADCGRCDFCRDKPKFGGENLKRQKCRWRQCLRFAMKRLLPAVWSRGQAEEGAGALAPRKAWRRRIGRSRQPARIKQVGRRVKGSGQQRWVRGSALPQEKERPPGGELRFLAEKGVTEAPGQLVLLKDRPGRDFVLLRDAPQSFPLLLQHVKEEPATPPPPGRLEQEPAPTLLISAPPLVKQEPGWDLAPVPVGVPLRMEGRGLAREVVVLDPAEKEKEEEEEEERTPVIMEIYSLGALAGRAPLDPVLREFLAELQEIPLPAHWEVQPPLGGPDLRLVQRSARSTMAATVIHIRPGLFFQVVARQLPVPPEHEVYASHPARLTTVDEVVELICDLEAYRLCPGWPAGWHAGQRSQACDVLVYSGCCPQCRLNPWPSGSAGP; encoded by the exons ATGTGTGGCTGTTCCTGGCTGCGCCGtccaagaggtggctgcatctcggtGCTGGGAGAGTCATCCCCAGGTGGCGTTATGTGCGGCTGTTCCCCAGGTGCCtgccccagaggtagctgcatttcagtgctgg TAGCCGCTCTGCCACCGCTCCCCCAGCTCAGCGCCATGTCGGAGGGCTGGGTGGACTGCCCCACCCTGGGGCCCGGATGGAAGCGCCGCGAGGCCTACCGCCGATCCGGGGCCACCTGTGGACGGACGGACACCTACTATCAGGG ccccaacGGCGAGAAATTCCGCAGCAAGATCGAGCTCACCAGGTTCCTGGGGCCGTCGCAGGACCTGACCAACTTCGACTTCAAGAACGGTGTGCTCCGCGACCCGCCCCCCAAGGtactggggcggggcgggggggctggagcacacacaCGGGAGGGTCGGAATCCCTGCGCCAGGCCTGACCACGAAACTCGGCTGGGTTTCTTGCCAACGCAG GTGAAGAAGGCCCAGAAGAGGCGCCTCTCACTGTCAGAGCCAGAACTCCCAAACCCCCCTGAGCAGCTTCCCCCCAAACAGCGTCCCGTGAAGCCAGAGCCCCCGGAGCAGCCGCCCCCGGAGCAGCGGCCTCAGCCCCTTCCAGAGCGACGCCCCCGGAAGCGTCCGGTGCCCCCGCTGGAACCGCAGGAATCTGCGCAGGATGGTGTAGTGGC ATGCTGTGCCAGCTGCCAGAACTACTTCCCCGGGGTGATGCTGCCCAGCCAGAGACGCTGCCGCTGGCTGTGCCCGGACTGCCGAG CCCAGAGAAGAGACTTCAACAGGGAGCAGCGGTTCTTCAAG CGGGTGGGCTGTGGGGCCTGCCAGGCCTGCCAGATCCCCGAGGACTGCGGCATCTGCGCCGTGTGCGCCGTGCGGGCCAAGAACCCCGAGCTCCGGATCGGCAGGAAGTGTCTCCTGCGCCGGTGCCTGAAAATCGTCAAGAAG GGCTTCGGCTGCGGCGTGTGCCAGGGCTGCCAGGCCACCGAGGACTGCGGCAGCTGCTACATCTGTCTGCGGAGGCTGAAGCCCGGCCTGAAGCGGCAGTGGAAATGCCTGAAACGCCGCTGCCTCAAGAagaag AAATCGGTGGTGGCGAAGAAGGCAGGATACGGCCCCCGGAAACTGACCGTC GACGGGCCCCCCGCCAAGCCCCAGCTCGCCCCAGGGAGGCGCCGCAGGAGGCTGCCAGCGGCCGGGCCCAGCGCT GACGGCCTGGCCCCTAAACCTCGGCGCCGTAAGAGATTAAGCCCTGCTGCCGCAGCCACA AAATGGAAGCCGTCACTGGAGCGAGACCCTGGTGGCCTTTCGGGCTCCCGGCGCAGG AAACAGCTGGGTAAagtgaaggagaagaagaagccGGGCCGGCCGCCGAAACACCCGAGTGCCAGGGCCCGGAGCAGCGTG CTCTGCTCCAAGAGCCGGCGGAACCGCAAGTGCGGCGAGTGCGAGGCCTGTCTGCTGAAAGCCGACTGCGGCCGCTGTGACTTCTGCCGGGACAAGCCCAAGTTTGGTGGGGAGAACCTCAAGCGCCAGAAGTGCCGCTGGAGACAGTGCCTGCGCTTCGCAATG aaGCGGCTGCTGCCGGCGGTGTGGAGCCGCGGGCAGgcggaggagggggcgggggctctggCCCCCCGGAAGGCCTGGAGGCGCAGGATCGGCCGCAGCCGCCAGCCGGCCCGGATCAAGCAGGTGGGGCGGCGGGTCAAGGGGAGCGGCCAGCAGCGCTGGGTTCGGGGCAGTGCCCTGCCGCAG gagaAGGAGCGCCCGCCGGGCGGGGAGCTGCGGTTCCTGGCGGAGAAAGGGGTCACTGAGGCGCCcgggcagctggtgctgctgaagGACCGGCCGGGCAGGGACTTCGTCCTGCTCCGCGACGCCCCCCAgagcttccccctcctgctgcagcaCGTGAAGGAGGAGCCggccacacccccgccccctggccgCCTCGAG cagGAGCCGGCCCCCACCCTGCTCATCTCCGCCCCGCCCCTGGTGAAGCAGGAGCCTGGATGGGACCTTGCACCG GTGCCAGTAGGGGTGCCCCTGCGGATGGAGGGCCGGGGGCTGGCCAGGGAAGTGGTGGTTCTGGACCCAgctgagaaggagaaggaggaggaggaggaagaagagcgcaccccagtg ATCATGGAGATCTACAGCCTGGGGGCGCTGGCGGGGCGGGCGCCCCTGGACCCGGTGCTGCGGGAGTTCCTGGCCGAGCTGCAGGAGATCCCGCTGCCAGCCCACTGGGAGGTGCAGCCGCCCCTGGGGGGGCCCGACCTGCGGCTGGTCCAGCGCTCGGCCCGCTCCACCATGGCCGCCACCGTCATCCACATCCGCCCGGGCCTCTTCTTCCAGGTGGTGGCGCGCCAGCTGCCCGTGCCCCCCGAGCACGAGGTCTACGCCAGCCACCCTGCCCGCCTCACCACGGTGGACGAGGTGGTGGAGCTGATCTGCGACCTGGAGGCCTATCGCCTCTGCCCCGGCTGGCCGGCCGGCTGGCACGCCGGGCAGCGCTCCCAGGCCTGCGACGTGCTGGTCTACTCGGGCTGCTGCCCCCAGTGCCGCCTCAACCCCTGGCCCTCGGGCAGCGCCGGCCCCTAG
- the MBD1 gene encoding methyl-CpG-binding domain protein 1 isoform X12: MSEGWVDCPTLGPGWKRREAYRRSGATCGRTDTYYQGPNGEKFRSKIELTRFLGPSQDLTNFDFKNGVLRDPPPKVLGRGGGAGAHTREGRNPCARPDHETRLGFLPTQVKKAQKRRLSLSEPELPNPPEQLPPKQRPVKPEPPEQPPPEQRPQPLPERRPRKRPVPPLEPQESAQDGVVACCASCQNYFPGVMLPSQRRCRWLCPDCRAQRRDFNREQRFFKRVGCGACQACQIPEDCGICAVCAVRAKNPELRIGRKCLLRRCLKIVKKGFGCGVCQGCQATEDCGSCYICLRRLKPGLKRQWKCLKRRCLKKKKSVVAKKAGYGPRKLTVDGPPAKPQLAPGRRRRRLPAAGPSADGLAPKPRRRKRLSPAAAATKWKPSLERDPGGLSGSRRRKQLGKVKEKKKPGRPPKHPSARARSSVLCSKSRRNRKCGECEACLLKADCGRCDFCRDKPKFGGENLKRQKCRWRQCLRFAMKRLLPAVWSRGQAEEGAGALAPRKAWRRRIGRSRQPARIKQVGRRVKGSGQQRWVRGSALPQEKERPPGGELRFLAEKGVTEAPGQLVLLKDRPGRDFVLLRDAPQSFPLLLQHVKEEPATPPPPGRLEQEPAPTLLISAPPLVKQEPGWDLAPVPVGVPLRMEGRGLAREVVVLDPAEKEKEEEEEEERTPVIMEIYSLGALAGRAPLDPVLREFLAELQEIPLPAHWEVQPPLGGPDLRLVQRSARSTMAATVIHIRPGLFFQVVARQLPVPPEHEVYASHPARLTTVDEVVELICDLEAYRLCPGWPAGWHAGQRSQACDVLVYSGCCPQCRLNPWPSGSAGP; this comes from the exons ATGTCGGAGGGCTGGGTGGACTGCCCCACCCTGGGGCCCGGATGGAAGCGCCGCGAGGCCTACCGCCGATCCGGGGCCACCTGTGGACGGACGGACACCTACTATCAGGG ccccaacGGCGAGAAATTCCGCAGCAAGATCGAGCTCACCAGGTTCCTGGGGCCGTCGCAGGACCTGACCAACTTCGACTTCAAGAACGGTGTGCTCCGCGACCCGCCCCCCAAGGtactggggcggggcgggggggctggagcacacacaCGGGAGGGTCGGAATCCCTGCGCCAGGCCTGACCACGAAACTCGGCTGGGTTTCTTGCCAACGCAG GTGAAGAAGGCCCAGAAGAGGCGCCTCTCACTGTCAGAGCCAGAACTCCCAAACCCCCCTGAGCAGCTTCCCCCCAAACAGCGTCCCGTGAAGCCAGAGCCCCCGGAGCAGCCGCCCCCGGAGCAGCGGCCTCAGCCCCTTCCAGAGCGACGCCCCCGGAAGCGTCCGGTGCCCCCGCTGGAACCGCAGGAATCTGCGCAGGATGGTGTAGTGGC ATGCTGTGCCAGCTGCCAGAACTACTTCCCCGGGGTGATGCTGCCCAGCCAGAGACGCTGCCGCTGGCTGTGCCCGGACTGCCGAG CCCAGAGAAGAGACTTCAACAGGGAGCAGCGGTTCTTCAAG CGGGTGGGCTGTGGGGCCTGCCAGGCCTGCCAGATCCCCGAGGACTGCGGCATCTGCGCCGTGTGCGCCGTGCGGGCCAAGAACCCCGAGCTCCGGATCGGCAGGAAGTGTCTCCTGCGCCGGTGCCTGAAAATCGTCAAGAAG GGCTTCGGCTGCGGCGTGTGCCAGGGCTGCCAGGCCACCGAGGACTGCGGCAGCTGCTACATCTGTCTGCGGAGGCTGAAGCCCGGCCTGAAGCGGCAGTGGAAATGCCTGAAACGCCGCTGCCTCAAGAagaag AAATCGGTGGTGGCGAAGAAGGCAGGATACGGCCCCCGGAAACTGACCGTC GACGGGCCCCCCGCCAAGCCCCAGCTCGCCCCAGGGAGGCGCCGCAGGAGGCTGCCAGCGGCCGGGCCCAGCGCT GACGGCCTGGCCCCTAAACCTCGGCGCCGTAAGAGATTAAGCCCTGCTGCCGCAGCCACA AAATGGAAGCCGTCACTGGAGCGAGACCCTGGTGGCCTTTCGGGCTCCCGGCGCAGG AAACAGCTGGGTAAagtgaaggagaagaagaagccGGGCCGGCCGCCGAAACACCCGAGTGCCAGGGCCCGGAGCAGCGTG CTCTGCTCCAAGAGCCGGCGGAACCGCAAGTGCGGCGAGTGCGAGGCCTGTCTGCTGAAAGCCGACTGCGGCCGCTGTGACTTCTGCCGGGACAAGCCCAAGTTTGGTGGGGAGAACCTCAAGCGCCAGAAGTGCCGCTGGAGACAGTGCCTGCGCTTCGCAATG aaGCGGCTGCTGCCGGCGGTGTGGAGCCGCGGGCAGgcggaggagggggcgggggctctggCCCCCCGGAAGGCCTGGAGGCGCAGGATCGGCCGCAGCCGCCAGCCGGCCCGGATCAAGCAGGTGGGGCGGCGGGTCAAGGGGAGCGGCCAGCAGCGCTGGGTTCGGGGCAGTGCCCTGCCGCAG gagaAGGAGCGCCCGCCGGGCGGGGAGCTGCGGTTCCTGGCGGAGAAAGGGGTCACTGAGGCGCCcgggcagctggtgctgctgaagGACCGGCCGGGCAGGGACTTCGTCCTGCTCCGCGACGCCCCCCAgagcttccccctcctgctgcagcaCGTGAAGGAGGAGCCggccacacccccgccccctggccgCCTCGAG cagGAGCCGGCCCCCACCCTGCTCATCTCCGCCCCGCCCCTGGTGAAGCAGGAGCCTGGATGGGACCTTGCACCG GTGCCAGTAGGGGTGCCCCTGCGGATGGAGGGCCGGGGGCTGGCCAGGGAAGTGGTGGTTCTGGACCCAgctgagaaggagaaggaggaggaggaggaagaagagcgcaccccagtg ATCATGGAGATCTACAGCCTGGGGGCGCTGGCGGGGCGGGCGCCCCTGGACCCGGTGCTGCGGGAGTTCCTGGCCGAGCTGCAGGAGATCCCGCTGCCAGCCCACTGGGAGGTGCAGCCGCCCCTGGGGGGGCCCGACCTGCGGCTGGTCCAGCGCTCGGCCCGCTCCACCATGGCCGCCACCGTCATCCACATCCGCCCGGGCCTCTTCTTCCAGGTGGTGGCGCGCCAGCTGCCCGTGCCCCCCGAGCACGAGGTCTACGCCAGCCACCCTGCCCGCCTCACCACGGTGGACGAGGTGGTGGAGCTGATCTGCGACCTGGAGGCCTATCGCCTCTGCCCCGGCTGGCCGGCCGGCTGGCACGCCGGGCAGCGCTCCCAGGCCTGCGACGTGCTGGTCTACTCGGGCTGCTGCCCCCAGTGCCGCCTCAACCCCTGGCCCTCGGGCAGCGCCGGCCCCTAG